Proteins co-encoded in one Hyla sarda isolate aHylSar1 chromosome 4, aHylSar1.hap1, whole genome shotgun sequence genomic window:
- the POU4F3 gene encoding POU domain, class 4, transcription factor 3, whose translation MMAMNSKQPFSMHPILQEPKYSSLHSSTEAMRRVCLPAPQLQGNIFGGFDESLLARAEALAAVDIVSHGKNHPFKPDITYHTMSSVPCTSTSSTVPISHPSTLTTHPHHSVHQCLEGDLLDHISPTLTVSGMGANDHTVMSSQLHPHHLGAMGHLHQAMGMGHPHSAHNGMSCINDVESDPRELEAFAERFKQRRIKLGVTQADVGAALANLKIPGVGSLSQSTICRFESLTLSHNNMIALKPVLQAWLEEAEAAYREKNAKPELFNGSERKRKRTSIAAPEKRSLEAYFSIQPRPSSEKIAAIAEKLDLKKNVVRVWFCNQRQKQKRMKYSAVH comes from the exons ATGATGGCTATGAACAGTAAGCAGCCTTTCTCCATGCACCCAATCCTGCAGGAGCCCAAGTACTCCAGCCTGCACTCCAGCACAGAGGCTATGCGCAGGGTCTGCCTGCCAGCCCCCCAG CTCCAGGGCAATATATTTGGAGGCTTTGATGAGAGTTTGCTGGCCCGTGCTGAAGCTCTGGCGGCTGTGGATATTGTCTCACACGGCAAGAACCATCCATTCAAACCAGACATAACCTACCATACCATGAGCAGTGTCCCCTGCACGTCTACCTCCTCCACAGTGCCCATCTCGCATCCGTCTACACTGACAACGCATCCGCATCACTCAGTGCACCAATGCTTGGAGGGGGACCTGCTGGACCATATCTCACCTACCTTGACTGTGAGTGGTATGGGGGCCAATGACCACACTGTCATGTCCTCCCAACTCCATCCACATCACCTGGGTGCCATGGGGCATCTGCACCAAGCCATGGGGATGGGCCACCCTCACTCTGCTCACAATGGGATGTCCTGCATCAATGATGTCGAGTCGGATCCAAGGGAGCTTGAGGCTTTTGCAGAAAGGTTCAAGCAGAGGAGGATAAAACTTGGAGTGACTCAGGCAGATGTTGGGGCAGCTTTGGCCAATCTCAAGATTCCAGGTGTTGGCTCTCTCAGCCAGAGCACCATCTGCAGGTTTGAGTCCTTGACATTGTCCCATAACAACATGATAGCCCTGAAACCAGTCCTCCAGGCTTGGTTGGAAGAAGCTGAGGCTGCCTACAGAGAGAAAAACGCAAAGCCAGAGCTCTTTAACGGGAGCGAGAGAAAACGCAAACGCACCTCTATCGCAGCCCCAGAGAAAAGGTCCCTAGAAGCCTACTTTTCCATCCAGCCCAGACCCTCGTCGGAGAAAATAGCAGCCATTGCTGAGAAACTGGACCTTAAAAAGAACGTGGTTCGAGTCTGGTTTTGCAACCAAAGACAAAAACAGAAAAGGATGAAATATTCTGCGGTCCATTGA